A single window of Nicotiana tomentosiformis chromosome 1, ASM39032v3, whole genome shotgun sequence DNA harbors:
- the LOC104113036 gene encoding F-box protein At2g16365, producing MSDRVTQLYSDCDGRAGKSMHSVQSVWMAHWTRTSYNATAETHNHAPSSSANKENDQDSKPPQSIVKLETVSRLSKSIKRLRESETQAFGVVNETLRTSSRTIANETLGCRSILASKPLPDNPIQYLSREGEKTRNPFIRSFLAAKDEVPRLGMLEPEHYNYHNNSASLVCKEKLNDQQKLPHPLHDVEAMRISNTMDPVMGLAGYYSRISQTTHSLLITNRTDANLLEGNKVVRNSRIWSEFNGKNVSLSDNDSPSKSFGHYKGGMKLQLLDCSKGSEGKENNEDSKRSKVVLKNESSAETDTMDMDVFQQKNQLCGPSSSIIKKVNKMDQISPRSATDCSRKEAGRKRFYLDINLELPAPTDNAEPSSSRTESLDLDLILARAERPTSSRTDFCPEGLLGQDPSSRWVKRLKVGASGSLAFGTKSSSLIGESSHEKAHKFLSKMTKATMTSSQPTSSKLHGKELMAHENSSPSSMNSIKKDLELLTSHSWIQRLLRDRATAAQKRRAQPVVVCEPQSSKLEIDDFQKKQLPSLGAMALMGKAMNGFQPCEFHRRGPLVVWNTGSF from the exons ATGTCTGATCGTGTTACACAATTGTATTCGGATTGTGATGGAAGAGCTGGGAAGTCTATGCATTCAGTTCAATCTGTTTGGATGGCGCATTGGACCAGAACAAGCTACAATGCTACAGCAGAAACACACAATCACGCTCCTAGTTCTAGCGCAAACAAGGAAAATGATCAAGATTCTAAGCCTCCCCAGTCAATTGTTAAACTGGAGACAGTGTCTAGGCTTTCTAAGTCCATCAAAAGATTAAGAGAATCTGAAACTCAAGCATTTGGAGTCGTTAACGAGACCCTCAGAACAAGTTCAAGAACCATTGCGAATGAAACTCTAGGTTGTCGCAGCATTCTTGCATCGAAGCCTTTGCCTGATAATCCTATCCAGTATTTAAGTAGAGAAGGTGAAAAGACGCGGAATCCATTCATAAGATCATTTCTAGCAGCAAAAGATGAAGTGCCAAGATTGGGAATGTTAGAGCCTGAACATTATAATTATCATAATAATTCAGCATCATTGGTCTGTAAAGAGAAACTGAATGATCAACAAAAGTTACCACATCCTTTGCATGATGTAGAGGCAATGAGAATAAGCAATACTATGGACCCTGTAATGGGACTAGCTGGATATTATTCCCGCATTTCTCAGACAACTCATAGTTTGTTAATCACAAATAGAACAGATGCTAATCTGTTGGAAGGAAACAAAGTCGTTCGGAATTCAAGGATATGGAGTGAATTCAATGGGAAGAATGTATCGTTAAGTGATAATGATAGCCCATCTAAATCTTTTGGTCATTATAAGGGAGGAATGAAGCTTCAACTTTTAGACTGCTCCAAAGGCAGTGAAGGAAAAGAAAATAATGAAGACAGTAAGCGTTCTAAAGTTGTGTTAAAGAATGAATCTTCAGCTGAAACTGATACTATGGACATGGATGTGTTTCAGCAGAAGAACCAGCTTTGTG gtcctagttcttccataATAAAGAAG GTGAATAAAATGGACCAAATTTCACCTCGGTCTGCAACTGACTGCTCCAGGAAAGAAGCTGGACGCAAACGGTTCTACTTGGATATAAACTTGGAGCTGCCTGCTCCAACTGATAATGCGGAGCCAAGTTCTTCCAGAACTGAAAGTTTGGACTTGGATTTAATACTCGCCCGTGCTGAACGGCCCACTTCTTCAAGAACTGATTTCTGTCCTGAAGGGCTTCTTGGACAGGACCCTAGTAGTAGATGGGTTAAACGCCTGAAAGTGGGCGCTTCTGGTTCTTTGGCTTTTGGTACTAAAAGCTCCAGTTTAATAGGGGAGTCATCACATGAAAAAGCACACAAGTTCCTTAGCAAAATGACTAAAGCAACCATGACTAGCTCCCAGCCAACATCTAGTAAACTTCACGGTAAAGAATTGATGGCTCACGAAAACTCTAGCCCCTCTTCTATGAACAGTATCAAGAAAGATCTGGAGTTATTGACTTCACACTCTTGGATTCAAAGGTTGCTTCGTGATAGGGCTACCGCTGCACAAAAGAGGCGGGCCCAACCAGTGGTGGTTTGTGAGCCTCAAAGCTCAAAGTTGGAGATTGATGATTTCCAGAAGAAGCAGCTTCCGAGTCTTGGCGCCATGGCTCTCATGGGAAAGGCAATGAATGGTTTTCAGCCATGTGAATTTCACAGAAGAGGCCCTTTAGTTGTTTGGAACACCGGGAGTTTCTGA